From one Rattus rattus isolate New Zealand chromosome 15, Rrattus_CSIRO_v1, whole genome shotgun sequence genomic stretch:
- the LOC116884918 gene encoding LOW QUALITY PROTEIN: ATP synthase F(0) complex subunit C1, mitochondrial-like (The sequence of the model RefSeq protein was modified relative to this genomic sequence to represent the inferred CDS: substituted 2 bases at 2 genomic stop codons), translating into MQTTKALIISLVLIHSYTRGLIRPVSASPXVDQRPIXELLYSSSLLQVDRWKFQTSVISQGINTAAKFIGVGAATVGVAGSGTGIDTVFGSLVTDYARNPSLKQQLFYAILGFALSEAMGLLCLTVAFLILFTM; encoded by the coding sequence ATGCAGACCACCAAGGCACTGATCATTTCTTTAGTTCTGATCCACTCCTATACCAGGGGTCTAATTaggcctgtgtctgcctccccctGAGTAGACCAGAGGCCCATTTAAGAGCTCTTGTatagcagctctctgctccaggtGGACAGATGGAAATTCCAGACCAGTGTTATTTCCCAGGGCATCAACACAGCAGCCAAGTTTATTGGAGTTGGTGCTGCCACAGTTGGTGTGGCTGGATCAGGGACTGGCATTGACACAGTGTTTGGTAGCTTGGTTACTGACTATGCCAGGAACCCATCTCTCAAGCAACAGCTCTTCTATGCTATTCTGGGTTTTGCCCTATCTGAGGCCATGGGGCTCTTGTGTTTGACGGTTgctttcctcatcctcttcacCATGTGA